Proteins encoded by one window of Cylindrospermum stagnale PCC 7417:
- a CDS encoding 4Fe-4S single cluster domain-containing protein — protein sequence METKPSNPSLALTEIPPGYLNIMGYVDQSEVNGPGSRAVVWVQGCPRECSGCFNPDSWSFEVNQLIAVDTLAENILSNPNNTGVTFSGGEPFWQASALASLARKLKAAGLNVMSFTGFTLKQLQSESAPPSSQKLLEQLDILIDGPFVESQAINSPTSPVSSKNQRVHVFNPIFQDQISWASDQIEVHILKDGNRIVTGYQGWLELT from the coding sequence ATGGAAACAAAGCCAAGCAACCCATCGCTAGCACTCACAGAAATTCCCCCTGGCTATCTCAACATCATGGGTTACGTTGATCAGTCAGAAGTCAACGGCCCTGGTTCTCGTGCTGTCGTCTGGGTGCAAGGTTGTCCCCGCGAGTGTTCTGGGTGCTTTAATCCCGACTCCTGGTCGTTTGAAGTTAACCAGCTAATTGCTGTTGATACCCTCGCTGAAAACATTCTCAGCAACCCCAACAACACAGGCGTCACATTCTCTGGCGGCGAACCTTTTTGGCAAGCATCTGCACTGGCCTCTTTAGCTCGTAAGCTGAAAGCTGCTGGGTTAAACGTTATGTCTTTTACTGGGTTCACCCTGAAGCAACTGCAATCTGAATCCGCACCGCCCAGTTCTCAAAAATTGTTAGAACAATTAGATATTTTGATTGACGGGCCTTTTGTGGAATCTCAGGCAATTAATTCTCCCACGTCTCCCGTTTCTTCCAAAAATCAACGAGTGCATGTATTCAATCCCATCTTCCAAGACCAGATTAGCTGGGCCAGCGACCAGATAGAAGTTCACATTCTTAAAGATGGTAACCGCATTGTAACCGGCTATCAAGGTTGGCTAGAATTGACTTGA
- a CDS encoding FecCD family ABC transporter permease codes for MQTIFSKHRLLWAVLLLSSALVVTLALSLSQGAVPLKAPELWQAILHQGDPVKQTILWDLRLPRIVAALIVGAALGMSGALLQGMLRNSLADPFILGISAGAGLIVILMIVLQIFPMAIPLAAWLGAILTSVLVILLGRTGSGISIERLILGGVAVSSLLGALQSTLLLLAEDGQIQIALSWLVGSLNGRGWQEITTAGPYIIAALLMGCLLARSLNVLALGDDLTVGLGVSLMRSRLLIGGVATLLAAGAVSISGLIGFVGLIVPHGVRLIVGTDHRFVLPLSALAGAWLLIFADLLSRLGAVELPVGSVTALLGSPLFIWLLYRRSGSLSKL; via the coding sequence TTGCAGACAATTTTTAGCAAACATCGCCTACTCTGGGCAGTTTTACTCCTCAGTAGCGCCTTAGTAGTAACACTAGCCCTGTCTCTTTCTCAAGGTGCAGTACCTTTGAAAGCTCCTGAACTTTGGCAAGCAATTCTCCACCAAGGCGATCCTGTTAAACAGACGATTCTCTGGGATTTGCGACTCCCGCGCATTGTGGCGGCGCTGATTGTCGGTGCAGCTTTAGGAATGTCTGGCGCACTACTGCAAGGAATGTTACGCAATAGTTTAGCCGATCCATTTATCCTCGGCATTTCCGCAGGTGCTGGACTAATTGTGATTCTGATGATCGTTTTGCAAATCTTCCCCATGGCGATTCCCTTAGCGGCATGGCTGGGTGCAATTTTGACCTCTGTCCTAGTAATTTTACTTGGACGCACGGGGTCGGGAATTTCTATTGAACGGTTGATTTTAGGTGGGGTAGCGGTGAGTTCTTTATTGGGTGCCCTCCAAAGTACACTGCTTTTACTAGCCGAAGATGGTCAAATTCAAATCGCGCTGAGTTGGCTGGTGGGTAGTCTGAATGGCCGGGGTTGGCAAGAAATTACAACGGCTGGCCCCTACATTATCGCCGCTTTGCTGATGGGGTGTTTGCTGGCGCGATCGCTCAACGTGTTAGCTTTGGGTGATGATTTAACCGTGGGTTTGGGAGTATCCTTAATGCGATCGCGCCTTTTAATTGGCGGTGTCGCCACTTTATTAGCCGCAGGTGCAGTCAGTATCAGCGGTTTAATCGGCTTTGTCGGACTGATTGTTCCTCACGGTGTCCGTCTAATTGTGGGTACAGATCACCGCTTTGTTTTACCACTCTCAGCGCTGGCAGGTGCGTGGTTACTCATCTTTGCAGATTTACTCTCCAGGCTCGGAGCAGTAGAATTACCAGTAGGTTCTGTCACTGCCTTATTAGGTTCGCCGTTGTTTATCTGGTTACTTTATCGTCGTTCTGGCAGTTTGAGTAAACTGTAA
- a CDS encoding ABC transporter ATP-binding protein yields the protein MPLELQNLTGGYTNTPIIQNINLTLQTGEWLSLVGANGSGKSTLLKLLSRILSPQQGIVLLDGKAIHSQPPNLVAQKLALLPQQQTVPVGLTVRQLVGLGRTPHQPWWQWELTAEDWHKVTAAIKKTQLENLSDRLIEELSGGERQRAFLALSLAQEPKVLLLDEPTTYLDINYQLQLLELLKDLNQQQKLTIVTVLHELNLAARYSSRIALLKQGHLREVGTPEAVLTPNTIAQVFGVESVIIQTPVGLQVCALSPV from the coding sequence ATGCCCCTCGAACTGCAAAATCTCACAGGTGGTTACACCAATACACCAATTATTCAAAACATTAACCTCACCTTACAAACAGGAGAATGGTTAAGTTTAGTTGGCGCTAATGGTTCCGGTAAGTCAACATTACTCAAATTGCTCAGTCGCATTCTTTCGCCACAGCAGGGAATAGTGCTACTCGATGGTAAAGCAATTCACTCTCAACCCCCAAATTTAGTTGCTCAAAAATTGGCATTGTTACCGCAACAACAAACGGTTCCTGTGGGCTTAACAGTTCGGCAATTAGTTGGTTTAGGACGTACGCCCCATCAGCCTTGGTGGCAATGGGAATTAACCGCCGAAGATTGGCATAAAGTAACAGCAGCAATCAAAAAAACACAACTTGAAAACTTAAGCGATCGCCTAATCGAAGAACTATCCGGCGGTGAAAGACAACGGGCTTTTTTAGCTTTATCTCTGGCACAAGAACCAAAAGTTTTATTATTAGATGAACCCACAACCTATCTAGATATTAACTACCAACTACAACTCTTAGAACTACTCAAAGATTTAAATCAGCAGCAAAAACTAACCATCGTCACAGTTTTACACGAATTGAATTTAGCAGCGCGTTACAGTTCCCGTATTGCCTTATTAAAACAGGGTCATCTTCGGGAAGTTGGCACACCAGAAGCAGTGCTAACACCAAACACCATCGCTCAAGTTTTTGGGGTAGAATCTGTGATTATTCAGACGCCTGTGGGGTTGCAGGTTTGTGCCCTATCTCCAGTGTGA
- a CDS encoding GIY-YIG nuclease family protein produces the protein MGRSPSLESGPSVHRSPRVAEFDESFSRMAIDCDRLIKGAPRDRKLIAQRGNIMETQNNLPIEHQAVPVSHQGLHNFLYSSDDEHGATEVSVTPELANNGVEIIPLEAWRGVALNGKIAGVYAVLNTERRTQYIGYSRNVLLSLNGHLAQNGEQKCAFVRVQPFKFPKRQEMEDLRDAWIAELENTPPGNAAESKMWASTVGEVASSVMSAAERLAYEEKKLKLRKAMADSSLSKELETVDAIESERRSQLEAAVTNDDWSGVINAQTQETKS, from the coding sequence GTGGGGCGCAGCCCATCGCTGGAAAGCGGGCCGAGTGTCCATCGCTCACCCAGAGTAGCAGAGTTTGATGAATCATTTAGTAGGATGGCTATAGATTGCGATCGCCTGATAAAGGGCGCCCCGCGCGATCGCAAATTAATTGCACAAAGAGGAAATATCATGGAAACTCAGAACAATCTGCCAATTGAACATCAAGCTGTACCAGTCAGCCACCAGGGACTGCATAATTTTTTATACAGTTCTGACGATGAACACGGCGCTACTGAGGTGAGTGTCACTCCTGAGTTAGCAAATAATGGGGTAGAAATTATCCCCCTTGAAGCTTGGCGTGGCGTTGCTCTTAATGGGAAAATTGCAGGTGTTTATGCGGTATTGAACACCGAACGCCGCACGCAGTACATAGGCTATTCTCGAAATGTCTTGCTTTCCTTGAATGGTCATCTTGCTCAAAATGGCGAGCAAAAGTGCGCTTTTGTGCGTGTGCAACCATTCAAGTTCCCCAAGCGTCAAGAAATGGAAGATTTGCGCGATGCCTGGATAGCAGAATTGGAAAACACTCCCCCCGGTAATGCTGCCGAAAGTAAGATGTGGGCGAGTACAGTGGGGGAAGTTGCTTCGTCGGTGATGTCAGCAGCAGAACGCCTTGCCTATGAGGAGAAAAAGCTAAAGTTGCGGAAAGCAATGGCTGACAGTAGCCTCTCTAAAGAGTTGGAAACAGTGGATGCAATAGAGTCCGAACGGCGAAGTCAACTAGAAGCGGCGGTGACAAATGATGACTGGAGTGGAGTTATCAACGCACAAACACAGGAAACTAAGTCTTAA
- a CDS encoding carbohydrate ABC transporter permease: protein MKQLTPKNWIFIQQRLTPYLFLLPALIILGLTVFWPALQAFYLSFTSYQDIGEAPHWIGFANFLRLSKDAVFWKTLENTFLYLVGVVPILVGLPLGLAILVNQKLRGMNWFRAAYYTPVVISMVVAGIAWKWLYAENGLLNQLLKTVGIFPEGIPWLTSPAKILGIVPISLASVMAVTVWKGLGYYMVIYLAGLQSIPADVYEAAAIDGSDSIRKHWDITIPLMQPYLALVAVISAISATKVFEEVYIMTQGGPLNSSKTIVYYLYEQAFSDLEISYACTIGLVLFLIILGLSILRLVINQPDSNNLNI from the coding sequence ATGAAGCAATTAACGCCCAAAAATTGGATTTTTATTCAACAGCGGTTAACACCTTATTTATTTTTACTGCCCGCCTTAATTATTTTAGGTTTAACCGTATTTTGGCCCGCACTGCAAGCATTTTACCTCAGCTTTACCAGCTACCAAGATATTGGTGAAGCCCCGCACTGGATAGGTTTTGCCAACTTCCTCCGCTTATCAAAAGACGCAGTTTTTTGGAAAACCTTAGAAAATACTTTTCTCTATCTTGTTGGTGTTGTCCCAATTTTAGTTGGGCTACCCTTAGGGTTGGCGATTTTGGTAAATCAAAAACTACGGGGGATGAATTGGTTTAGAGCCGCTTATTACACTCCAGTAGTAATTTCAATGGTAGTTGCCGGCATAGCTTGGAAATGGTTGTATGCAGAAAACGGCTTACTAAATCAATTGCTCAAAACTGTGGGGATTTTTCCCGAAGGAATTCCCTGGCTAACTAGCCCAGCAAAAATTTTGGGGATTGTGCCAATTTCTCTAGCCAGCGTCATGGCTGTGACGGTGTGGAAGGGGCTAGGCTACTACATGGTAATTTATCTAGCCGGATTACAATCAATTCCCGCCGATGTTTATGAAGCCGCAGCAATTGATGGCTCAGATAGTATTCGCAAACATTGGGATATTACCATACCTTTAATGCAACCATATTTAGCCCTAGTGGCGGTAATTTCCGCTATTTCTGCCACCAAAGTTTTTGAAGAAGTCTATATTATGACCCAAGGAGGCCCACTCAATAGCTCAAAGACAATTGTTTACTATTTGTATGAGCAAGCATTTAGCGATTTGGAAATTAGCTATGCCTGCACAATTGGGCTAGTACTATTTTTGATTATTTTGGGTTTATCAATTTTGAGATTAGTCATTAATCAGCCAGATAGCAATAATCTCAATATTTGA
- a CDS encoding C2 family cysteine protease, with product MSDDGSKKKAKPESQDLLVSIKLEKDGGYIVFSKLGDLWVAKENLTEVKSGFKKVDTPVFPADPRWKPSPDDVRQTGLGDCYLEAALASIAAQKPDYIKEIVREDQDSNVTVRLYKVDQTDYQNPKFTPQYIKVEKSVPINRNGVELYNNGALWVRMIQKAYAAGCFTGTGLAPISKTPAYENMDGGLSSYAFEVLLGKPSTTLDLKSGPTYNKNKKQYEERQDIVAKDNTKQIITPNKVSLPWDAGAVTEYDQVKYSKTPDDYSSMKLLMGIFKNDQNKVDQWITFLKGVKGNNLKQKFVDQSHDRASIDIRDNKLEGNSNAITLKDIDELFKNQAFKDDMMQWLQAQQIFPGESGTAIYSQTQLDTFEKIKVALNGGQVVAASSYSSIGKGTGVEEKTPDGVSSGHAYSVLAVRTTNSQNPEDQKVGKFHWVKLCNPWQKNGRKSRFPNGKLEVIEDQANDTREFWLELSDLTKYYYRIDIGSFPNK from the coding sequence TTGTCTGATGACGGCTCAAAGAAAAAGGCAAAGCCGGAAAGTCAAGACTTACTAGTCAGTATCAAACTGGAGAAGGATGGTGGATATATCGTTTTCTCTAAGCTTGGTGATCTCTGGGTAGCCAAAGAAAACTTAACGGAAGTAAAATCAGGGTTCAAGAAAGTTGATACTCCTGTCTTCCCAGCAGACCCCAGATGGAAACCTTCACCAGATGATGTTCGACAAACAGGCTTGGGAGATTGCTATTTAGAGGCTGCACTTGCGAGTATTGCTGCCCAAAAGCCTGATTATATTAAGGAGATAGTTCGGGAAGATCAAGACAGTAATGTTACGGTAAGATTATATAAAGTCGATCAGACAGACTACCAAAACCCAAAATTTACACCTCAATATATCAAGGTAGAAAAGTCTGTTCCTATAAATAGAAATGGGGTAGAACTCTATAATAATGGCGCTCTCTGGGTGCGGATGATCCAAAAAGCTTATGCAGCAGGTTGCTTTACAGGAACAGGCCTGGCTCCTATTAGCAAAACTCCTGCTTACGAGAACATGGATGGTGGATTGTCTAGTTATGCCTTTGAAGTGTTATTGGGCAAACCCTCAACCACCTTGGATTTAAAAAGTGGACCGACTTATAACAAGAATAAAAAGCAGTATGAAGAGCGGCAGGACATTGTTGCAAAAGACAATACAAAACAGATTATCACCCCCAATAAAGTGAGTCTTCCCTGGGACGCAGGAGCAGTTACGGAATACGATCAGGTAAAATACTCAAAAACGCCTGATGATTATTCTTCTATGAAGCTGTTAATGGGAATATTTAAGAATGATCAGAATAAGGTTGATCAATGGATCACCTTTCTTAAAGGTGTTAAAGGAAACAATTTAAAACAAAAGTTTGTCGATCAGTCTCATGACAGAGCATCTATCGATATAAGAGATAACAAACTAGAGGGCAACAGCAATGCAATTACACTGAAAGATATTGACGAATTATTCAAAAATCAAGCCTTTAAAGATGACATGATGCAATGGCTGCAAGCCCAGCAAATTTTCCCTGGGGAATCGGGGACAGCAATCTATTCCCAAACCCAATTGGATACCTTTGAAAAAATCAAAGTAGCCTTGAATGGTGGTCAGGTTGTAGCAGCAAGCTCCTACAGTTCCATAGGAAAAGGAACCGGAGTAGAAGAGAAAACTCCCGATGGAGTGAGTTCAGGTCATGCCTACTCAGTTCTTGCCGTTCGGACAACAAACTCTCAGAATCCTGAAGATCAGAAAGTAGGTAAGTTTCATTGGGTCAAACTCTGTAATCCTTGGCAGAAAAATGGTCGGAAATCTCGTTTCCCTAACGGAAAACTTGAGGTAATAGAAGATCAGGCAAACGATACAAGGGAATTTTGGTTAGAGTTGAGTGATCTCACAAAATATTACTACAGAATTGATATTGGTAGCTTTCCAAATAAATAG